From Sceloporus undulatus isolate JIND9_A2432 ecotype Alabama chromosome 6, SceUnd_v1.1, whole genome shotgun sequence, one genomic window encodes:
- the SULT2A1 gene encoding sulfotransferase 2A1 isoform X2, whose amino-acid sequence MAAKHVQYKGIKFPPGYNSVDSLCFAENEFQVRDDDIFNVTYPKSGRTKRYGTVWMIEILSLILSGGNPAWNQTVLNSLRSPWFTTQLGLETAHNLPSPRLLTCHLPIQIFPKAFFSSKAKVVYTMRDPRDVLVSYYHFSKMCIPFGDPKSFNHFLERFLSGDVPFGSWFDHITGWMKLKGKSNIFFISYEQLQQDLCGSVKRLSHFLGKELDEAAISSVVENTSFEAMRKNNMCNSTLLPKEFMDQEKGTFLRKGICGDWKTHFTVTQSEYFNKVYQEKMQDLKEIFPWEQTGDQKRT is encoded by the exons ATGGCTGCGAAGCATGTCCAATATAAGGGGATAAAGTTTCCCCCTGGATACAATTCTGTGGACAGCCTTTGTTTCGCTGAGAATGAATTTCAAGTGCGAGATGATGATATCTTCAACGTCACTTACCCTAAGTCTGGTAGGACAAAGAGATACG GGACAGTCTGGATGATTGAGATTCTGAGCCTGATCCTCAGTGGTGGGAACCCAGCCTGGAATCAGACTGTGCTCAATTCCCTTCGTTCTCCTTGGTTCACCACTCAGTTGGGCCTAGAGACAGCGCACAACCTCCCATCTCCACGTCTGCTCACTTGCCATCTTCCCATTCAGATCTTTCCCAAAGCCTTCTTCAGCTCCAAAGCCAAG GTGGTATACACGATGCGGGACCCGCGGGATGTGCTAGTTTCCTACTATCATTTCTCTAAGATGTGCATCCCATTTGGAGATCCCAAGTCCTTTAACCACTTCCTGGAAAGATTTTTGAGTGGGGATG TGCCCTTTGGATCCTGGTTTGACCACATCACAGGGTGGATGAAGCTGAAAGGAAAAAGTAACATCTTCTTCATCAGCTATGAACAGCTGCAGCAG GACCTGTGTGGGAGTGTCAAGCGTCTCTCCCATTTTCTAGGAAAGGAGCTGGATGAGGCAGCCATCTCCTCAGTAGTGGAAAACACCTCCTTTGAAGCCATGAGAAAGAACAACATGTGTAACTCAACATTGCTTCCTAAGGAGTTTATGGATCAAGAGAAGGGGACCTTCCTGAGGAAGG GGATCTGTGGAGACTGGAAGACTCATTTCACTGTGACACAGTCTGAATACTTTAACAAGGTTTACCAAGAAAAGATGCAGGACCTGAAGGAAATCTTCCCTTGGGAACAAACTGGAGATCAAAAGAGGACTTAA
- the SULT2A1 gene encoding sulfotransferase 2A1 isoform X1 — protein MLSFPFASQEMAAKHVQYKGIKFPPGYNSVDSLCFAENEFQVRDDDIFNVTYPKSGTVWMIEILSLILSGGNPAWNQTVLNSLRSPWFTTQLGLETAHNLPSPRLLTCHLPIQIFPKAFFSSKAKVVYTMRDPRDVLVSYYHFSKMCIPFGDPKSFNHFLERFLSGDVPFGSWFDHITGWMKLKGKSNIFFISYEQLQQDLCGSVKRLSHFLGKELDEAAISSVVENTSFEAMRKNNMCNSTLLPKEFMDQEKGTFLRKGICGDWKTHFTVTQSEYFNKVYQEKMQDLKEIFPWEQTGDQKRT, from the exons ATGTTGAGCTTTCCTTTTGCTTCACAGGAGATGGCTGCGAAGCATGTCCAATATAAGGGGATAAAGTTTCCCCCTGGATACAATTCTGTGGACAGCCTTTGTTTCGCTGAGAATGAATTTCAAGTGCGAGATGATGATATCTTCAACGTCACTTACCCTAAGTCTG GGACAGTCTGGATGATTGAGATTCTGAGCCTGATCCTCAGTGGTGGGAACCCAGCCTGGAATCAGACTGTGCTCAATTCCCTTCGTTCTCCTTGGTTCACCACTCAGTTGGGCCTAGAGACAGCGCACAACCTCCCATCTCCACGTCTGCTCACTTGCCATCTTCCCATTCAGATCTTTCCCAAAGCCTTCTTCAGCTCCAAAGCCAAG GTGGTATACACGATGCGGGACCCGCGGGATGTGCTAGTTTCCTACTATCATTTCTCTAAGATGTGCATCCCATTTGGAGATCCCAAGTCCTTTAACCACTTCCTGGAAAGATTTTTGAGTGGGGATG TGCCCTTTGGATCCTGGTTTGACCACATCACAGGGTGGATGAAGCTGAAAGGAAAAAGTAACATCTTCTTCATCAGCTATGAACAGCTGCAGCAG GACCTGTGTGGGAGTGTCAAGCGTCTCTCCCATTTTCTAGGAAAGGAGCTGGATGAGGCAGCCATCTCCTCAGTAGTGGAAAACACCTCCTTTGAAGCCATGAGAAAGAACAACATGTGTAACTCAACATTGCTTCCTAAGGAGTTTATGGATCAAGAGAAGGGGACCTTCCTGAGGAAGG GGATCTGTGGAGACTGGAAGACTCATTTCACTGTGACACAGTCTGAATACTTTAACAAGGTTTACCAAGAAAAGATGCAGGACCTGAAGGAAATCTTCCCTTGGGAACAAACTGGAGATCAAAAGAGGACTTAA
- the LOC121935750 gene encoding zinc finger protein 501-like: MMDIPSSPMSKLDFFQRHTPTNGSDESEMSKSLEDWSDGESDLDSCRNSPEHSCTVPFYFIPSQDKDIIAATEEREAELQLFWLSRNKTRQCRKQDILAQGVEEVIPNIGKGTHLHGSHLQLQGARKKKVHVENGQEVAEAPNTKIPHSDDIVQLIDEHGVYSSAKLVPATELALSPCPEEQHLGHSGRDGEEFEIREVIVDEKPFQCAICTKVFKRAWELFSHEVVHNEERPFCCHLCQASFKRHSDFKSHGLVHTEERPHCCELCGKRFKRASNLAEHRRIHSGERPHRCATCIKRFKTPYELQRHMLTHCSERPFACTACGKGFAAAGALLLHQRQHCDDKPHVCGICGKRFAYGHSLRVHERVHTGDRSFSCALCGKAFKQSNALASHERVHTGERPFACPTCGKAFKQSSYLAIHARSHTGERPYACVTCSKAFARPSLLLQHQRVHSTEWPHQCQHCGKLFKDLTYLAVHEKVHTGETPYKCAVCQKGFAHPSNLLQHQRIHQDG, from the exons ATGATGGACATTCCCTCTTCTCCCATGAGCAAACTTGATTTCTTCCAAAGGCATACACCTACAAATGGCTCTGATGAATCAGAAATGTCAAAATCCCTTGAGGACTGGAGTGATGGTGAGAGTGATCTGGATTCATGCAGAAACTCTCCAGAGCACTCATGCAcggttcctttttattttatcccTTCTCAAGACAAGGATATTATTGCTGCAActgaggagagggaggcagaacTACAGCTCTTCTGGCTCTCCCGCAACAAAACCCGGCAGTGTCGGAAGCAGGACATTTTGGCCCAGGGGGTGGAGGAGGTCATACCCAACATTGGAAAAGGAACGCATTTGCATGGGAGCCATCTACAGCTGCAGGGTGCACGCAAGAAGAAAGTACATGTGGAGAATGGGCAGGAAGTGGCAGAGGCACCGAATACCAAAATTCCCCAttcagatgacattgtgcagTTGATAGATGAACATGGGGTGTATTCTTCAGCCAAATTGGTACCTGCCACAGAACTAGCACTCTCACCATGCCCAGAAGAGCAGCATTTGGGACATAGTGGCAGAGATGGAGAGGAGTTTGAGATCCGGGAAGTGATAGTCGATGAGAAGCCATTTCAGTGTGCCATATGTACAAAGGTTTTCAAGCGGGCCTGGGAACTGTTCAGTCATGAGGTGGTGCACAATGAAGAACGCCCATTTTGCTGCCATCTGTGCCAG GCTTCATTTAAGCGCCATTCTGACTTCAAGAGCCATGGCCTCGTCCACACAGAAGAGCGGCCTCATTGCTGCGAGCTTTGTGGGAAGCGTTTTAAGCGAGCCTCCAATCTAGCTGAGCATCGCCGGATCCATTCAGGGGAGCGGCCACACCGCTGTGCTACCTGCATCAAGCGCTTCAAGACACCCTATGAGTTGCAGAGACACATGTTAACACATTGTTCAGAGCGGCCATTTGCCTGCACTGCCTGCGGGAAGGGCTTTGCAGCAGCAGGGGCCCTTCTCCTACACCAGCGGCAACACTGTGATGACAAGCCTCATGTCTGTGGTATTTGTGGCAAGAGGTTTGCCTATGGACATAGCCTGCGTGTTCATGAGAGGGTGCACACTGGCGACCGGTCCTTTTCCTGTGCTCTCTGTGGCAAGGCATTCAAACAGTCCAATGCCTTGGCTTCACATGAGCGGGTGCACACAGGGGAGCGTCCCTTTGCTTGTCCGACATGCGGCAAAGCTTTCAAGCAGTCATCGTACTTGGCTATCCATGCACGCTCGCATACGGGTGAGCGACCCTATGCCTGTGTAACTTGCAGCAAGGCCTTTGCACGTCCCTCACTTCTCCTGCAGCACCAGCGTGTCCACAGCACAGAATGGCCCCATCAGTGCCAACACTGTGGCAAGCTGTTTAAAGACCTGACATATCTGGCAGTGCATGAGAAGGTACACACCGGCGAAACCCCTTACAAATGCGCTGTCTGTCAGAAGGGCTTTGCCCATCCGTCCAACTTACTGCAGCACCAGAGAATCCATCAGGATGGATAG